GGTTCGCTCTCCTGCCTCGACATCACCAGCTACGACCTGGGCCTCGCCCTCGACCTCCCGACCGACGGGACCAATCAACTCGTCCGCACCACAGCTGACGCATCGTCACCGAGCCAGCGCTGGTCCCTCGTTCCGCTGCCCGGCGACACCGGCGGCACGTTCCGGATCGTCAACGGCAACGGCCAGTGCATCGCCGAGCAGACCGAGACCATCGGCCCGTGGCACCTGCGCCTCGGCGACTGCGGCACCGACGGCTACCTCACCTCGTGGTACCTCGAACCGATCGTCACCGGGAACACCGAGAAGCCGCTCGGCTACTACATCCACCAGGCCGGCAAGCCCGCCGGCGACGAGTACTGCCTCACCGCGCTGCAGAACGGCGTGTACGCCCACCCCGCCAGCGAGGTCGAGCGGGTCGACTGCGGTGTCGGCGACCCGAACGAGAAGCAGGCCTGGATGCTGGGCCGCAACGGCGTGGTCGGCGCCCCCGGCATCCTCGAACTCGCCCTCCAGCACGCCGCCGCGGTGTGCGCCTCCGGCGACTCGTCCAGCAGCTGCTCCTTCCAGGACACCAACACTCCGCCCGCCTACAACGGACCCGGCTGCGTGGTCGGCGACATCCTCTACAACGCGAGCCCCGGCAGCGACGCCGACTACACCGCCAAGTGGGAGCACACGACCGGCTCCGAGTGGTCGGTCGGCGGTGAACTGTCCATCCAGCCCTTCGAGAAGCTCGGGGTCACCTTCACCACCGACCACACCTGGGTCGACGAGAGCAGCACCGCCGAGGACGCGACCATCACCGTGCCGCCCGGACAGTTCGGCTGGGTCGAACAGTCCTCCGTGGTCCGCGAGAGCGTCGGCTACTGGAGGATCAGCTTCCGCGGGTACACGTACACCTTCCCCGGCCGCAACCTCACCGGTGCCACGGACACCACCGGGGGCAAGACCCTGGTCGTCGTCACCAAGACCGCGGCCGAGCCGCCCACCGACGCCGTCTGCAACCAGTAGCACCGGCAGCGGTCCACAGCCCCGGCAGCAATCCGCACGACCCCCTAACTCCGGTGTGACACACTCGTTCTGACGGTGTGTCTAGAATTCGGCGATGACCGGATCGGCCGGAGTCAGGGGGACTCATGTCGGACTTCAGCGTGGACACGGACGCGCTGGCCCAGCTCGCGAAGGACCTCCAGGGCTGCGCCGACGACCTGGACCACGGGCTGAAGGCCCTGCACGACGCCGGCGCCACCGGGCTCGGCTTCGACTTCCTGGACAGCTCGTGCCGGCACT
Above is a genomic segment from Kitasatospora viridis containing:
- a CDS encoding WXG100 family type VII secretion target, giving the protein MSDFSVDTDALAQLAKDLQGCADDLDHGLKALHDAGATGLGFDFLDSSCRHFQSKWEYGLKQVRECVKTLHEGLGTVQQNYAQNEQGLADSLKAGTT